One part of the Prunus persica cultivar Lovell chromosome G5, Prunus_persica_NCBIv2, whole genome shotgun sequence genome encodes these proteins:
- the LOC109949148 gene encoding uncharacterized protein LOC109949148: MEVCVIAKCTYKSETIMFSVSSESSMVDILKTLCLRFRGLQLGCFTLRYSVPSYPSCFLETDSDLDLMRTFLLISNEKTVDILVKDLCGSSEYSGDFCVNKELIACEKGESSCSSTVEDRNEFLGRSKRASAKPLLSNEWETYIHHVGQKFDGGAEEFRLKLCKYALEVGFNFEYAGNDKKRVVAVCSNKKLEGCSWRVYASRCEATGSFVIRTLNNVHTCAGRIRESKSKMMRSRVVSSLIVDRIRAKPELKPVEIIHEFKDYYGIDISYYHAWFGKELAKLDVHGDESKSFNELVWYVDAVKETNTGSLCTLDCEAGINRFRRFFVSFGGCIAGFQYCIPLLFIDATFLKSKYKGQLLCASGKNGNQGFYPLAFGVVDSETEENWTWFLQHLASILLPMGRVVTFFSDRNQGLLNAMGFVFPGWPHSYCYYHLKQNLISKYPKSGYGKLLQDRVINLFSRCAYAVTEEEFKVAMEELVIVGSSKVKTFISDLSRDHYANAFFKGMRYGEMANSLAESFNNWVGVFRDLPVLPLIEGIRQKLMVLNSQRRIEAEKWTTVLCPEMETRLCENAEAGRTWAVRRSNSTVFEVFADYSVMVDLEQRTCSCRLWQIDGFPCTHAVAAILAKRDSVYDYVECYYKTDFFRKAYESPIFPIPDIGKGLGSNGSAAGVVLPPITKRPAGRPPTKRIKVFGEFKRPLKCSRCSVAGHNRKTCKAII, from the exons ATGGAGGTGTGTGTCATTGCCAAGTGCACATATAAGTCGGAAACCATcatgttttcagtttcatcaGAGTCATCcatggttgatattttgaagacATTGTGTCtgaggtttaggggtttgcaGTTGGGTTGTTTCACATTACGGTATTCGGTGCCCAGTTATCCGAGTTGTTTTCTAGAAACGGATAGCGATTTGGACTTGATGAggacatttttgttgatatcaAATGAGAAGACTGTTGATATTTTAGTGAAGGATTTATGCGGGAGCAGTGAATATAGTGGTgatttttgtgtaaataaGGAGTTGATAGCATGTGAAAAGGGCGAGTCGTCGTGTTCTAGTACTGTCGAAGACAGAAACGAGTTTTTGGGCAGGTCGAAGAGAGCAAGTGCTAAGCCTTTGTTGTCGAATGAGTGGGAGACATACATACATCATGTGGGGCAGAAGTTTGACGGTGGTGCAGAGGAGTTCCGGTTGAAATTGTGCAAGTACGCTCTTGAAGtaggatttaattttgaatatgcCGGCAATGACAAGAAGCGGGTGGTTGCTGTTTGTTCGAATAAGAAATTGGAGGGTTGCAGCTGGCGTGTTTATGCTTCTCGTTGTGAAGCTACTGGAAGTTTTGTAATTCGGACGTTAAATAATGTTCATACATGTGCGGGTCGGATACGGGAATCAAAGAGTAAGATGATGAGGTCTCGTGTGGTGTCCTCCCTCATTGTGGACAGAATTCGTGCAAAACCAGAGCTGAAGCCAGTTGAGATTATACACGAGTTCAAAGATTATTATGGTATAGACATTTCATACTACCACGCATGGTTTGGCAAAGAGTTAGCTAAATTGGACGTTCACGGTGATGAGTCGAAGTCCTTCAACGAGTTAGTGTGGTATGTGGACGCGGTAAAGGAAACTAACACTGGTTCTCTCTGCACTCTTGATTGTGAAGCTGGAATTAATCGCTTTcgacggttttttgtgtcttttggCGGTTGCATTGCTGGATTTCAATATTGCATACCCTTGTTGTTCATTGATGCTACGTTTTTGAAGAGCAAGTACAAGGGGCAGCTTCTGTGTGCTTCGGGAAAGAATGGAAATCAAG ggttTTATCCTCTAGCTTTTGGAGTTGTTGATTCTGAGACAGAGGAGAATTGGACTtggtttcttcaacatttggcTTCTATATTGCTACCGATGGGGAGAGTGGTGACCTTTTTCTCGGACCGCAATCAAGGTTTGTTAAATGCAATGGGGTTTGTGTTTCCCGGATGGCCTCATTCTTACTGTTATTATCACCTCAAACAGAATTTGATATCAAAGTACCCGAAGTCAGGTTATGGGAAACTGCTCCAAGACCgtgttatcaatttatttagtagATGCGCATATGCTGTTACGGAGGAAGAGTTTAAGGTAGCAATGGAGGAGTTGGTGATTGTTGGGAGTTCGAAAGTGAAGACATTTATATCTGATTTGTCTAGAGATCACTATGCCAACGCATTTTTCAAAGGAATGCGTTACGGGGAGATGGCAAACAGTTTAGCGGAGTCCTTTAATAATTGGGTTGGTGTGTTTCGAGATTTGCCGGTGCTACCTTTGATAGAAGGGATTCGACAGAAATTGATGGTATTGAATTCTCAACGAAGAATTGAAGCGGAGAAGTGGACAACAGTTTTGTGTCCGGAGATGGAGACTAGACTCTGTGAAAATGCGGAGGCCGGTAGGACTTGGGCAGTTCGTCGTTCTAATAGCACTGTTTTTGAAGTATTTGCTGATTATTCTGTTATGGTTGATCTCGAGCAAAGGACTTGTTCTTGCCGTCTTTGGCAAATTGACGGTTTTCCTTGCACACATGCGGTGGCTGCAATCCTAGCAAAGAGAGATTCAGTTTATGATTACGTGGAGTGTTACTACAAAACCGACTTCTTTCGAAAAGCCTATGAGAGTCCTATTTTTCCTATTCCAGATATTGGGAAAGGATTGGGCAGCAATGGTTCTGCCGCTGGAGTTGTGCTTCCGCCAATTACAAAGAGGCCAGCCGGAAGACCACCAACAAAGaggatcaaagtttttggtgaatttaaaaGGCCATTGAAATGCAGTCGGTGCAGTGTTGCTGGGCACAATAGGAAGACTTGCAAGGCTATTATATGA
- the LOC18777724 gene encoding E4 SUMO-protein ligase PIAL2, whose amino-acid sequence MNGTTLTPQAVVNNLVSLNVGGVGQQQLSASLVNSYRVAAVAERLAAHVKSGYRGEAMEFFNLCLSLSRGIDYAVANNEIPTIAHDLPALLKQICQRRSDKVLEAAIMVLMISVKNACKTGWFSEKETEELFSLANETGSSFWLPGDFKTGPSCCLSTVDTIMKRYYPLMNMGQILASLEVKPGYGTYVLDFHISKSTVYTPQEKIRLFVAQTDNMETSACIISPPQVNFLLNGKGVDRRTNVLMDTGPQMPSVVTGMLKFGSNLLQAVGQFNGHYIIVVAFMRITSSPDTSTLKDYTQPIVPSSDSDSDIIEGPSRISLNCPISYTRIKTPVKGRLCKHLQCFDFSNFVGINLRRPSWRCPHCNQYVCFLDICVDQNMIKVLREVGKNVAEVIISMDGSWKAVLENDDDVDRAYDKGLPKESSQQEESTRVSTALANVLDLTEDDTEMDTVSACETEDVKPLSNTNRVNQTVAAHLEDDFWSGIFFANGSLASGIRSDTQMGGVIPHTGPANLQSPVLTDAVSPALDRGTESHLTTDLVASAMHQFSSPNNFQWQQSQFASSAANNEYGRFASHRVLPRTPTAVQALPAQSQGPGLQQRPRTSWNSSTPSSASLSSQVGQSITPTANGVNAVCSDLERQQHFSRPRMNPLQVSNIASSSLQHPSQTTQNWDRQDQSFIHGQSVQQVVGLPVPSQLQSANRASPGLMDFQNAHLQQAFNNARTPQTMGQSSSSIRSSSHLSRAHIQQGNAQVGTGQTSSSLNNQQRFKAGTHLAAIMARQSPSMPVQNQTPRTRPSLPVNVGGTMQAVSGADGSVDLSSEQNWRPTGRMRGSLSGRAYSAAFHQFIIAPTQPTQAARPPPNLTSPPPVVPSQPETLIGNMSAQVPQTHNSHPQ is encoded by the exons ATGAATGGAACAACGCTAACACCGCAGGCGGTGGTGAACAATTTAGTGAGTCTGAACGTAGGCGGCGTTGGGCAGCAGCAACTCTCGGCTTCGCTCGTCAACTCCTACCGAGTCGCCGCCGTGGCTGAGCGCTTGGCTGCTCACGTCAAATCTGGCTACCGTGGCGAGGCCATGGAGTTCTTCAATCTCTGCCTTTCCCTTTCCAG AGGCATTGATTATGCCGTTGCAAACAATGAGATTCCGACGATAGCCCACGATTTGCCTGCGTTGTTGAAGCAG ATATGCCAGCGTAGGAGTGACAAAGTATTGGAAGCTGCTATCATGGTGCTGATGATCTCTGTTAAG AATGCTTGTAAGACTGGATGGTTTTCAGAAAAGGAGACTGAAGAACTATTTTCTCTAGCTAATGAG ACAGGGAGTAGCTTCTGGCTCCCAGGAGATTTTAAAACTGGACCTAGCTGTTGTCTCTCTACTGTGGACACAATAATGAAAAG ATATTATCCACTGATGAATATGGGCCAGATACTTGCCTCTCTCGAAGTCAAG CCTGGATATGGAACGTACGTGCTTGATTTCCATATTTCAAAGAGTACAGTATATACTCCTCAAGAAAAAATT CGGTTATTTGTAGCACAAACAGATAATATGGAGACATCTGCGTGTATTATAAGTCCGCCACAAGTGAA CTTTCTTCTAAATGGAAAGGGAGTAGATAGAAGGACAAACGTTTTAATG GATACTGGACCGCAGATGCCATCAGTTGTGACTGGAATGCTTAAATTTGGATCAAACCTTCTTCAAGCTGTGGGCCAGTTCAATG GTCACTATATCATTGTGGTTGCCTTTATGCGCATCACATCATCACCTGACACTTCAACACTGAAAGATTATACTCAGCCCATTGTACCTTCGTCAGATTCAg ATTCTGATATAATCGAAGGGCCATCAAGAATATCTCTCAATTGTCCCATAAG CTATACACGTATCAAAACTCCTGTCAAAGGTCGATTGTGCAAACATCTTCAA TGTTTCGACTTCAGTAACTTTGTTGGTATAAATTTAAGACGACCTTCATGGCGCTGCCCCCACTGTAATCAGTATGTCTGCTTTTTGGACATTTGTGTTGATCAAAATATGATTAAG GTCCTGAGAGAGGTAGGAAAGAATGTTGCTGAAGTAATAATCTCCATGGATGGATCATGGAAAGCTGTATTGgagaatgatgatgatgtggaTCGGGCATATGATAAGGGCCTTCCAAAAGAAAGCTCTCAGCAGGAAGAATCTACCCGTGTCTCAACTGCACTTGCTAATGTTCTGGATCTTACTGAGGACGATACTGAGATGGACACTGTGAGTGCTTGCGAAACTGAAGATGTGAAACCTTTGAGCAACACAAACAGGGTTAATCAAACTGTTGCTGCTCATTTAGAGGATGACTTTTGGTCTGGAATTTTCTTTGCTAATGGTTCGTTGGCCTCCGGTATAAGGTCAGACACGCAAATGGGTGGTGTTATTCCTCACACTGGTCCTGCAAATTTACAGTCGCCTGTGTTGACTGATGCTGTTTCTCCTGCACTTGATCGAGGAACTGAGAGTCATTTGACCACTGATCTTGTGGCGTCTGCAATGCATCAATTTTCTTCTCCCAATAATTTTCAGTGGCAACAGTCACAGTTTGCAAGTTCAGCTGCTAACAATGAGTACGGGAGATTTGCATCACACAGAGTATTACCCAGGACTCCAACGGCAGTTCAGGCCCTCCCTGCACAGTCTCAGGGACCAGGTTTGCAACAAAGACCAAGAACTAGTTGGAATTCCTCAACTCCCTCTAGTGCCTCTCTTAGTTCTCAGGTTGGACAATCTATCACACCCACAGCAAATGGTGTCAATGCAGTATGTAGTGATTTGGAAAGGCAGCAACACTTTTCTAGGCCCCGAATGAATCCGCTTCAAGTGTCAAACATTGCTTCATCTTCACTGCAACATCCCTCACAAACTACACAG AACTGGGATCGTCAAGATCAGTCCTTCATTCACGGGCAATCTGTCCAACAGGTTGTTGGCCTTCCAGTTCCGAGTCAACTGCAAAGTGCTAACAGAGCATCTCCTGGGCTCATGGACTTCCAGAATGCACACTTACAGCAAGCTTTTAATAATGCAAGGACTCCCCAGACTATGGGTCAGTCTTCAAGCTCCATTCGATCATCTTCACATCTCTCGCGGGCACATATCCAACAAGGAAATGCACAAGTTGGGACTGGTCAAACATCAAGTTCTTTAAACAACCAACAGAGGTTCAAGGCTGGTACTCACCTAGCTGCGATCATGGCCAGGCAGTCTCCATCCATGCCAGTTCAAAATCAAACTCCGAGAACCAGGCCATCTTTGCCAGTAAACGTAGGAGGTACGATGCAAGCAGTTTCAGGGGCTGATGGATCGGTGGATTTGTCATCTGAGCAGAACTGGCGACCAACAGGTCGTATGCGCGGAAGTCTGTCAGGTCGGGCTTACAGTGCTGCTTTTCACCAGTTCATAATAGCGCCAACCCAACCCACTCAAGCGGCGAGACCTCCACCAAATTTGACATCTCCACCACCTGTTGTTCCGTCGCAACCAGAGACATTGATTGGCAATATGAGCGCTCAGGTTCCTCAAACACATAATAGTCATCCTCAATAG